DNA sequence from the Streptomyces sp. CA-210063 genome:
ATCAAGGCGTTTCTCGCCGCCGCCAAGATGACCCAGACCAAGCCGGGCGCGAACAACTACTGGGGTCTCACCCAGATCACCGTCCGGGACGAGCAGCGGCTGCTCGCGCTGCTCACCGCGAAGAACAGTGTGCTGAGCGACAACGCCCGCGCGTACGTCCTCAAGCTGATGAACAAGGTCGTCTCCTCGCAGCGCTGGGGGACCCCGGCCGGGGCGCCGTCGACCGTGAAGGTGCACGTCAAGAACGGCTGGCTGTCCCGCGCCACGCACGGCTGGCGGGTGCACAGCGTCGGCACGTTCAAGGGCGGCGGACGGGACTACACGATCACCGTCCTCACCCACGGCAACCCCGACATGAAGTACGGCGTGAACACCATCCAGGGCGTCGCCAAGGTCATCCACAAGGATCTCGTGCCGGTCAGCACGTCGGCGAGTACGCAGCGGTACGTGCCCACCGATCAGCCCCAGGAAGCGACCGTGCCCGTGCCGGCCGGCACGACCGGCGGCTGATCCCCGGACGTTCACGGAGAGGCAATCTCCGTATCACCGGCGTCGTCCTACCGTGACGCCATGCGTCTCAGAACCCTTCTCGCGACCGTCACCGCCGGTCTGGCCGCGGCCACCACCACACTCGCCGCCGCCGGGCCGGTGCACGCCGACTCGCCGCGGAACAACGCCTGTTCGCCGTCCGTCTCCATCGACGCCTACTCCGACGCCCTCGACAAGACGACGTACGAGGGCACCTTCGTCGGCAACTTCTCCGCTCTCGCCGTGGACCGGGACGGGTCCCTGCTCGCCGTCTCCGACCGGTCCTCCCTCTTCTCCCTCGACCGCCGCACGCTCCAGCCGAAGGGCGTCGTACCGCTCGCCACCGAGAGCGGCGCGGCGCTCGACTCGGAGGGGCTGGTCGTGGACCGGGACGGCACCCGCCTCGTCACCTCCGAGACCGAGCCGACCGTACGGCGGTACGACCGGGAGGGCCGGATCCTGGGCAGCCTCCCCGTGCCCGACGCGCTGAAGGTCGCCCCCGCCGGGCGCGCCGCCACCAACCAGACCTTCGAGGGGCTCACCCTCCTGCCCGGCGGGCGCACCCTGCTCGCCTCGATGGAGGGCGCGCTCTCCGGCGACACGGCCGGGATCGTCCGCCTCCAGACCTGGCAACGGCACGGCGGCGGACGGGACTTCCGGCTCTCCGCCCAGTACGGCTACCGCGCCGACACCGGCCTCGGCGTCGTCGAGGTGGCGGCCCTCCCGGGCGGGCGGCTGCTCGTGCTGGAGCGGGGCTTCACCGCCGGCGTCGGCAACACGGTCCGCCTCTACGTCGCCGACACCCGCCGCGCCACGGACACCAGCGGCGTCGACGTCCTCACCGGCCAGGACGGCAGCGGCGTACGGCTCGTCCGCAAGACGCTCCTCGCCGACCTCGTGAACTGCCCGACCCTCGGCGCCACCGCCAAGCAGCCGCAGCCGAACCCGCTGCTCGACAACATCGAGGGGATGACGATCACCGGGCAGCGGCACGGGCGGCTGAACGTGCTCCTGGTCAGCGACGACAACCAGAACGCCGTACAGACGACGCGGTTCTACTCGCTCCGGGTCCGCGTGGCGTGAGCCCGGGCCGGTGGCGGCCGGCCCCGGCGGCGTTCAGCTCCGCCGTTCGCAGTCGCAGTCGGCCGCCGTGCCGTCCTCCAACAGGCCGCTCTTGGCGGTGAGGTAGGCGAGTTGGGCGCGGCTGTTGCTGCCGAGCATGTCGCCGACCTTCTTCAGGTGGCTGGCGACGGTACGGGTGCTGATACCGAGCCGCCCGGCGATGGCGGCGTCGGTGTAGCCGTCGACCATCAGGCGCAGGACGTGCAGCCGGGTCTCGTCGGTGAGGAGCGGGGGGCGTTGCTGGTCGTGCTCGTAGACGACCGGCTTCGCCCGCTCCCAGGCGTACTCGAAGGCGGAGACCAGGAAGTGCACGACGCCGGGGTCGGTGACCTTGAGGGCGTGGGTGCCGTGGTCCTTGCCCATGTCGGGGATGAAGGCCAGGGCACGGTCGCAGATGATCATCCGGTCGAAGACCTCGTCGACGGTACGCACCTCGACGCCCAGGTCGGTGACCTGCTTGATGTAGTCGAGGGTCGGGCCGTGGGCGCGGACCGTGTGCTGGTAGAGCGTGCGCTGCTTGACGCCCTTGCGGTGCGCCTCCAGCGTGCGCGGCAGGGCTTTGACCAGGACCTCTTCGGGTCTTCGGCCGCCCGGGTGCGCGGTCAGCAGCTCCTTCTTCGTGCCCTGGATCGCCTCGTCGAGGGCGGCCGTGATCGCCGGCGCCGGGGTGAGCCGCTGCGAGGACTCGCTTCCCTCACGGCGGGCGGTGCGGTAGACGCTCTCCGCCTGGGACATCGACGCCCGTACGGCGACCAGGGCCTGCTGCTGTTCCAGGATCTGCTGCTCCAGCGGGTGCGCCAGCGCCGCGGTCGCCACCGAGGGCGGTACCGGCACCATGGCCTCCGGGTCGTCCACCGCGGGGGCCACGAGCCCGAACGCGCTCACACATCCCGGCGCGTCCGCGCGGGGAGCCCTCCCCGCCAGCAGAGCGGTGCGATAGAACGCGATGCCCGCGCCGCACAGCTCCGCGGCGGTATCGCCGCCCCCGCGTATGGCCGCCTCACC
Encoded proteins:
- a CDS encoding class A beta-lactamase-related serine hydrolase, whose protein sequence is MLLPLAVGFAPGAAAAPPQVSCTSGQAGLAEKLRKDITAALAKRKGTVAVGLYDRTTKTTCTLRGGTAFDSASVVKVTVLAALLWDAKKQGRYLTDRETKLATAMITKSDNASTSTLWKQLGLTKIKAFLAAAKMTQTKPGANNYWGLTQITVRDEQRLLALLTAKNSVLSDNARAYVLKLMNKVVSSQRWGTPAGAPSTVKVHVKNGWLSRATHGWRVHSVGTFKGGGRDYTITVLTHGNPDMKYGVNTIQGVAKVIHKDLVPVSTSASTQRYVPTDQPQEATVPVPAGTTGG
- a CDS encoding esterase-like activity of phytase family protein, whose product is MRLRTLLATVTAGLAAATTTLAAAGPVHADSPRNNACSPSVSIDAYSDALDKTTYEGTFVGNFSALAVDRDGSLLAVSDRSSLFSLDRRTLQPKGVVPLATESGAALDSEGLVVDRDGTRLVTSETEPTVRRYDREGRILGSLPVPDALKVAPAGRAATNQTFEGLTLLPGGRTLLASMEGALSGDTAGIVRLQTWQRHGGGRDFRLSAQYGYRADTGLGVVEVAALPGGRLLVLERGFTAGVGNTVRLYVADTRRATDTSGVDVLTGQDGSGVRLVRKTLLADLVNCPTLGATAKQPQPNPLLDNIEGMTITGQRHGRLNVLLVSDDNQNAVQTTRFYSLRVRVA
- a CDS encoding LuxR C-terminal-related transcriptional regulator, yielding MIVQCRNLKGDGMCGEAAIRGGGDTAAELCGAGIAFYRTALLAGRAPRADAPGCVSAFGLVAPAVDDPEAMVPVPPSVATAALAHPLEQQILEQQQALVAVRASMSQAESVYRTARREGSESSQRLTPAPAITAALDEAIQGTKKELLTAHPGGRRPEEVLVKALPRTLEAHRKGVKQRTLYQHTVRAHGPTLDYIKQVTDLGVEVRTVDEVFDRMIICDRALAFIPDMGKDHGTHALKVTDPGVVHFLVSAFEYAWERAKPVVYEHDQQRPPLLTDETRLHVLRLMVDGYTDAAIAGRLGISTRTVASHLKKVGDMLGSNSRAQLAYLTAKSGLLEDGTAADCDCERRS